From the Primulina tabacum isolate GXHZ01 chromosome 3, ASM2559414v2, whole genome shotgun sequence genome, one window contains:
- the LOC142538627 gene encoding uncharacterized protein LOC142538627, with amino-acid sequence MGLIKMISGGSTDGDSNQTRKSRSRKECLEIDGMRKSEAVISFGPEDLRGVNLPHNDPLVIQAGVANYDILRVFIDSGSSVNVIFKDAFVQMDLQGFHLEAVETALFGFAGHVVYPEGEIVLSLTLGSQDLKKTVMTSFTVVDSPSSYNIILGRPTMNELRAVASTYHQKIKFPVGARVGEVLGDQPSSRKYYAEAVRADQSKNKREGKKARVNEVGGRVMEKGEMHFVAEEEQEMIEVRPSRQIRVARDLSASTRELTGISPLISEHQLNILSGSHPVKQKKRHFGLEKDKVIDDQVKELLEAGHIRKIQFPTWLSNVVLVPKSTGKWRMCVDFRDLNKACPKDHYPLPRIDHLVDSTSGFELLSFMDTYQGYHQIPLAKSDQDKASFITSGCTFCYIVMPFGLKNAGATYQRLMNKVFEKQLRRNVEVYVDDILGKTKEVAIFIVDLEEIFATLMHYGIKLNPAKCIFGVKSGKFLGFIVTDRGIESAHRSYPFFQVLRKAQQFGWDEKCEQTFQDLKIHLAELPVLVKPEPGEKLFVYLSTTEYDVSSVLIKEEGSNQKPVYYVSHALRGPELRYSEVEKIALALIMTAWKLRPYFLSHQIVVLTNSPLGRIMTHSKVSRRMIKWTVELGEYDIEYRSRVAIKAQALSDFLSKMVQPNEEEVWRVFVDGASSLAGCGVGFVIISPPGEKIKLALRIDSRIKGVYEAKDDRMLKYLQLIKARAEVFADWGIEQIPREENGEADTLAKMAASLSEVSTREVLHVFRLILSTEEQILPVPGDSWMTPLIKFIVNNKLPKDRTQAQKTKRQAPRDLFENAYLRKRWNMSSVKFIQDVVPSTSEECLWLEKQCLLVSDGQP; translated from the exons ATGGGGttgattaaaatgatatcagGAGGCTCCACTGATGGAGACTCCAATCAAACGAGGAAATCAAGAAGTAGGAAGGAATGTCTGGAGATAGATGGGATGAGGAAAAGTGAGGCGGTCATCAGTTTTGGCCCGGAGGATTTGAGGGGGGTGAATCTGCCCCACAATGATCCATTGGTTATCCAAGCCGGAGTGGCAAATTATGACATTTTGAGGGTCTTTATTGACTCGGGCAGTtctgtaaatgtaatttttaaagatgcctttgtacagatggatttgcagggTTTTCACTTGGAAGCTGTGGAAACTGCTCTCTTTGGCTTTGCTGGCCATGTGGTTTACCCGGAAGGGGAGATTGTCTTATCACTAACCCTGGGATCTCAGGATCTCAAGAAGACAGTGATGACCTCTTTCACTGTAGTGGACTCCCCAtcttcatataatatcattctAGGGAGGCCGACCATGAATGAATTAAGAGCCGTGGCATCCACTTAtcatcaaaagataaaatttcctGTTGGGGCCCGGGTAGGAGAAGTCTTGGGGGATCAGCCATCTTCTCGGAAGTACTATGCGGAGGCGGTCCGAGCTGATCAAAGCAAAAATAAGAGGGAAGGAAAGAAAGCGAGGGTGAATGAAGTGGGAGGAAGAGTGATGGAGAAAGGGGAAATGCATTTTGTAGCAGAGGAGGAGCAGGAGATGATAGAAGTCAGACCAAGCCGGCAAATCCGGGTGGCTCGGGACCTCAGTGCATCCACCCGG GAGTTGACAGGGATTTCTCCCCTGATATCGGAGCACCAACTGAACATTCTTTCGGGATCTCACCCGGTGAAGCAGAAAAAGAGACACTTTGGTCTTGAAAAGGACAAAGTTATTGATGATCAAGTAAAAGAGCTTCTGGAGGCCGGCCACATTCGGAAAATTCAATTCCCCACatggctctcgaatgtggtATTGGTGCCCAAATCTACTGGGAAGTGGCGCATGTGTGTAGACTTTCGCGATCTAAATAAAGCTTGTCCCAAGGATCATTATCCCCTACCCAGGATTGATCATCTGGTAGATTCCACCTCAGGCTTTGAATTGCTGAGTTTCATGGATACATACCAGGGGTATCATCAAATCCCCCTGGCCAAGAGTGATCAAGACAAGGCCAGTTTCATCACCTCGGGATGTACTTTTTGTTATAttgtaatgcctttcgggttgaagaatgcaggggctaCCTACCAGCGTCTGATGAACAAAGTCTTCGAGAAACAGCTACGACGAAATGTGGaagtctatgtggatgatattctgGGCAAGACCAAGGAGGTTGCGATCTTTATTGTCGATCTAGAGGAAATCTTTGCCACTCTCATGCATTACGGGATCAAGCTTAACCCTGCCAAGTGTATTTTTGGCGTAAAGAGTGGAAAATTCTTGGGATTCATAGTGACAGATCGGGGGATCGAG TCAGCGCACAGGAGTTATCCTTTCTTTCAAGTCTTGAGGAAGGCCCAGCAATTTGGATGGGATGAGAAATGTGAACAGACCTTCCAAGACTTGAAGATTCATCTCGCAGAGCTCCCTGTGTTGGTGAAGCCGGAGCCCGGGGAGAAGTTATTTGTTTATCTATCTACTACAGAGTATGATGTCAGCTCAGTTCTAATAAAAGAAGAAGGCTCTAATCAAAAGCCTGTCTAttatgtcagccatgctctAAGAGGACCCGAGCTCCGGTACAGCGAAGTGGAGAAAATTGCTTTGGCCTTGATCATGACCGCCTGGAAGCTAAGGCCCTACTTCCTATCACATCAAATAGTTGTTCTTACCAATAGTCCTCTCGGAAGGATTATGACTCACTCAAAAGTGTCCAGGCGAATGATCAAGTGGACGGTAGAATTGGGGGAGTATGACATTGAATACAGATCCCGGGTTGCCATCAAAGCGCAAGCTCTGTCAGATTTTTTATCCAAGATGGTACAACCTAATGAGGAGGAAGTATGGAGAGTATTCGTGGATGGGGCATCTAGCCTTGCTGGGTGTGGAGTAGGATTTGTGATAATATCTCCCCCTggagagaagataaaattggcaCTGAGGATTGACTCTCGG ATAAAGGGCGTATATGAAGCTAAGGATGACAGGATGCTAAAATACTTACAGCTCATCAAAGCCCGAGCAGAAGTCTTTGCGGATTGGGGTATTGAACAAATACCACGGGAGGAGAATGGAGAGGCAGATACCCTGGCAAAAATGGCTGCTTCCTTATCGGAAGTTAGCACCCGGGAAGTCTTGCATGTTTTCCGGTTGATCCTTTCCACTGAGGAACAAATATTACCAGTACCCGGTGACTCCTGGATGACACCTCTGATCAAGTTCATTGTAAATAATAAACTGCCCAAGGACAGAACCCAAGCTCAGAAGACTAAGAGACAAGctcccag GGACCTCTTTGAAAATGCTTATCTGAGAAAGAGGTGGAATATGTCCTCCGTGAAATTCATTCAGGATGTTGTGCCGAGCACCTCGGAGGAATGTCTTTGGCTCgaaaaacaatgcttgctgGTTTCTGATGGCCAACCTTAA